tataaatgtatttcacATTTTCAGATCTGAATGTGAGGTTGGTGAATGGTGGCAGTCGTTGTGCTGGTAGAGTTGAGGTTCTTCATGATGGTCAGTGGGGAACAGTGTGTGGGAATGACTGGGATCTGACAGATGCTGCAGTGGTGTGTAAAGAGCTGCACTGTGGAGAGCCTCTAGTTATTGTTCACTTTGGAGAAGGATCAGGACCAATCTGGATGGATAATGTGCACTGTAATGGATCAGAGTCCTCACTGAAGAACTGTACATCAAGTGGATGGGGTGTTAATAACTGTTATCATAGTCTTGATATTGGGGTCATCTGCTCAAGTGGGTTTCTCAAATTATTATTCTGTTATTAAATCACACTTGGGCTTAAAATACACTTAtgatttttaatatattatcAATATACTCTAATTCCTTGATGAAGTCACATTATTTCTATAGGATGCATTTATATCTCTATTTTATGTCTCAGATTTGAATGTGAGGTTGGTGAATGGTGATCGTCCTTGTGGTGGTAGAGTTGAGGTTCTTCATGATGGTCAATGGGGAACAGTGTGTGGTAATGGTTGGGATCTAACAGATGCTGCGGTGGTGTGTAGAGAGCTGGACTGTGGAGATGCTCTGGGTATTTCTCACTTTGGATCAGGATCAGGACCAATTTGGATGGATGATTTGGACTGTAATGGATCAGAATCCACACTGATAAACTGTAGATCGAGAGAGTGGGGTGTTAGTGATTGTGCTCATGATAAAGATGTTGGAGTTATTTGCTCAAGTGAGCTTGTCTGCATATATCCTGTAAATACACAATGTTATGcttataaatgttaattttatcataaataaatTTTTGCTTATGTCTTTTTGTCTCTTGTGTCAGATTTAAGTGTAAGGTTGGTGAATGCTGAGAGTCCTTGTGCTGGCAACGTGGAGGTTCTTCATGGTGGTCTGTGGGTTACATTATGTGGTCGTGTTTGGGATATGAAAGATGCTGCGGTGGTGTGTAGAGAGATGGGCTGTGGAGAGCCTCTGGGTATTGCTCACTTTGGTCAAGGATCAGGACCAATATGGACTGAACGAATGCAATGCAATGGATCAGAGTCCACACTGAAGAACTGTGGATCAAGTGGATCGGCTGTTCAGTATTGTGGTCATGATCATGATGCTGGAGTCATTTGCTCAAGTGAGATCTACTTGGGgtcaaattatatttataaatttaagttaaaatatCTTCTCAGGTATGTTATCATGGCTTGTATGTCTCTGTATTAGAATTGAATGTGAGGTTGGTGAATGGTGGCAGTCCTTGTTCTGGTAGAGTTGAAGTTCTTCATGATGGTCAGTGGGGAACAGTGTGTGATGATGACTGGGATCTGAGAGATGCTGCAGTGGTGTGTAAAGAGGTGAACTGTGGTGAGGCCGTACAGGTGCTTTATGGGGCTCACTATGGACCAGGATCAGGACCAATCTGGATGGATGAAGTGGACTGTAATGGATCAGAGCCCACACTGGAGAACTGTAGATCAAGTGAATGGGGTGTCAGTGATTGTGCTCATGATAAAGATGTTGGAGTTATCTGCTCAGGTAAGCTTCATAAAGCTATCCTCTTATTACAAACTTGGGGccaaaaaatgtatgcatttaaatatttatgcatattataaatatacatttaatagTCTTGTGTTTTTGTATCCGTTTATATGAATCAGATTTGATTGTGAGGTTGGTGAATGGTAGCAGTCCTTGTGCTGGTAGAGTTGAAGTTCTTCATGGCCGTCAATGGGGAACAGTGTGTGACTTTAGTTGGGATCTGACAGATGCTGCAGTGGTGTGTAGAGAGCTGGGCTGTGGAGAAGCTGTACAGATGTTTCATGGAGCTCACTTTGGAGAAGGATCAGGACAGATCTGGAAGGATTATATGCGATGTGGTGGATCAGAGTCCACATTAAAGAAGTGTAGATCAAATGAATGGGGTGTTCACTATTGTACTCATATTCGTGATGCTGGAGTCATCTGTTCAGGTGAGCTTttctaaataattttgtaaTCTGTTGTTGCCTAATATTTAATAttccagcagccatatcaccctgtagccctagacagcttgcccaccaagggcgtagatttagggtgggactctagggacatgtccctagcaatattcagggaagactgaattgtccctagcaataatttcgacaaaacaattaatctgtatttatatattaccACTGATGTCCGTcttattttacttattatattttttttcaggaatcatttaaatgagattagaaatcttttgcaatcccgttctgtaaaaatgacgctctatgtggtacacaaacggttaacagctttcgttctctgcaatgcccgcctcggtaactcacatcgctaatatgattggctttgcatttctttagtcccgcctctctactcacattgctaatatgattggattagcatttcttgagtcccgccgcTCTAACTCACATCACtttacgtgtgataggatggtttcactttgtacaacgcgccaaagttcactcaacaagacgcgcgtgattattcggcTACAGGttagtgaggaagaaagtattattatatccactgtaactgtttcatgcacaaaaaaagttgtgtcacataatgattcaaggacagtgttttcaccaatacacgacaatcccatgttaacctgaggagttgcaaacttttgtcaaccttttataaatggggtagcaATGTTATTtgggggtccctaatccatgaaagaaaataaccccaacatggtaaaaacatgaattcatgtcatgattgctgaatactttacattactgcactgtggtcattacttgcacagatgtagacataatataaggttgcattttaaacttaaaacttttttcacactgattaactgtctgttaatgaaaagaagatttaatgtgaactacagaaacgttaataaacgttgttcaggaaacagcatgatatacattcctacttcaacactgggattttttggcaaaattaaatgaagaattaaatattacttgcatattcttcattgttataaagttaatatggattcatatatgttacaatgtgattttctttttttttttgacaaagacttaaacagttactgtttattaggctctaggacataacgaattgtttattacattacattaaatttgggatggcaccgtgggtggcgagtcagatgtcactgagtaaagtgctagcgagttgtctgttgtttatgtcaagtaaacggtgataaacagtttttgccatgcgaccattttatttatgtccccaccaatgccagaatcaaacctacgcccttgttgcccactgaagctaagcagggctgagcctggtcagtacttggatgggagaccacctgggaaaaaccaggttgctgctggtagtggtgttagtgagaccagcagggggtgctcaccctgtggtctgtgtgggtcctaacaccccagtatagtgacggggacactataatgtcaaaaagcaccgtccttcgatgagacattaaactgaggtcctgactctctgtggtcattaaaaatcccaggatgtcctttgaaaagagtaggggtgtgcccctgGCATCCTGGCccaacttgcccattggcctactaatcatccctcatactaattggctaaaTCGCTCcatctcctctccactaataagctggtgtgtggtgggcgttctggtgcaatatggctgccgtcgcatcatccaggtggatgcggcacattggtggtggttgaggagattcccccgttcatatgtaaagcgctttgagtattgagaaaagcgctatataaatgtaatgaattattattttattattattattaatatcttTCGAATCACATTCTCATGCAATGTACAAATGGAAATACTTTAAATGGTTAggattatgttttttaaatgtatgccaTATATTTAAGTGACAACAGagattttttatttgatgttaaattttgttttatatttccTATATGTCCTATCATTTATTTCAATAGTTACAAAGTTTCCAGACTTGTTAATCATGTTTCATTGTGTGATcttgttgttcattttattaatataatcaGATGACATCAACAATGGATGGTCAAGACTTGTTGCTGGTTCTCATTTGTGCTCTGGGAGAGTTGAGATGGCTCGTGGGAACACCTGGATGTCAGTGTGTGATGCTGTGTTTGATGATCAGGATGCAGAGGTTGTGTGTAGAGAGCTGAACTGTGGGGTTCCTGTACAGCTGCTGGGTGCAGATACTTTTGGTAAAGGAGAGGGGCAGGTGTGGACACAAGAGATTCAATGTAGAGGAAATGAATCTCAAATAAACTTCTGTCCACAACAATCTTCAAACAAGAACAACTGTTCACATGACAATGATGTGGGAGTAATTTGCTCTGGTtgagtataaatattttattcctCTTTGATCTTTTATATACAAATGATGAAACTGAAAAATGTCTATTTTCATGCATCTAATTTCATTCTCTGTATATTAACTGATATTTCTCTTTTCAGGTTACACAGCACTCAGACTGGTGAACGGCTCTGATATCTGCTCTGGTCGAGTTGAGCGTCAGTATTTCAGTAAATGGGGCTCAGTGTGTGATGAGTGCATGAATATGAGAGCTGCCAATGTTCTCTGTAGAGAGCTGAATTGTGGGATTGCTGTGTCTGTTGTGGGAGTGGACTGGTTTGGAGAGGGATCTGGTGAAATCTGGGCTGATGTGTTTGATTGTCAGGGGAATGAAACAAAACTCTCAGAATGTTCAATCTCTTCATGGAGTCGAGCTGAATCCTCTCATAAACAAGATGTTGGAGTCATTTGTTCTAGTGAGTGAACTTCACTCTGTCATTAACATGAAGTTACTGTAGTGTGATCGTAATCAATCTTAAAATGTCAAATCCTTTCTCCAGATTCCTCTCTGTCTCTTCATGATGGTCAAGTGAGGTTGtctggagagagagagtgtgaggTGGAAGTTTACATTCATCAGGTTTGGAGGAGAGTTCTGCTGGACTCCTGGAGTCTCACTGAATCCTCTGTGGTCTGCAGACAGCTGGGCTGTGGCTCTGTGCTGAACTTCACTAACTCCTCTTCATCCAGTGATGAACACAGTTATGAGTGTGTGATGGGCTTCCAGTGCTCTGGGACTGAAGATCATCTGAGGAACTGCAGCTCTCCACAAACTCTCAACTGCAGCGCAACACAACAGCTGGCAATCACCTGCCACAGTAAGAATCACAACATCATTGTATTTTAACTGTAAATCTATTGGTTCATGTGCATTtactgtttttctttttgtatCTCAGGTCAGAGGTCCATCAGGTTGGTGGGTTCTGGTGGAGATTGTGCAGGAAGGCTGGAGGTTTTTCACAAAGGCTCATGGGGTACAGTGTGTGATGACTCCTGGGATATTAAAGATGCTCATGTGGTGTGCAGACAGCTGCAGTGTGGAGTGGCTCTCAGTAATCAGCCAGTACCAGCCTGGTTTGGTCCTGGTTCTGGACCCATATGGCTGGATGATGTGAACTGTGAGGGGAATGAGACGTCACTGTGGAGCTGCTCTTCACGGGTCTGGGGACATCATGACTGTAACCATAAGGAGGATGTAGGAGTCGTGTGCTCAGGTAAACAGTGCACTGCAccatacttaatatataaagacaatttatataaaatatatttaaatatgtatttcaGCATCTCTATAGCCTACATATTTCATAAGATATATctattatgaaatatttattgtttaatttaaagtaCTGTAATTGATATAAATTGTGTTTTCAATCTAGAGTTTAAAGAGCACAGGTTAACTGAAGGCTGTGAAGGGAATGTGGAGGTTTTCTATAATGGATCCTGGGGTAATGTTTGCAACAATCAGATGAACAGAGACACAGCGAGTCTGATCTGTCAAGAGCTGAACTGTGGAAGATCTGCCAGTGAACCCAATTATTCAGATGCACTGAGATCTCAGAATTGGCtaaataaactaaaatgcaGATCAGATGACTCTACCCTATGGCAGTGTCCATCTTTACCCTGGGGAATAAATGACTGTGGTCACAATGATTCTGTCAAAATCACCTGTTCAGGTAAGAAAGTATTTACCAGATGTAAGATGGTCTTATTTTATTATGAAATGAAGTATACTGATGtttctaaaaataaaactaGCCAGCAGTGGctgccggtgacttctcttccaaaGGGGCACGaattcaaaatgtgtttgttacgtcatgtgaacctatgtgcatcatttcaaaatatgtgcttGCAGCACATgcgttgaaagggtttatgataaaagtgtcacctttcacaaaatacttgcaagacactaacactaaactctgattacacatgagattaagtgagtatctggcaaacgtgaacGTCTGTTTTATCATACAGTAAACCACTCTgaagcgtgtgcagcaggcatgtattttgacatgacgtgtAATGCATATAGATTAACattttttgacatgacgagccacacacataatgagctaaatacatgttgtgacgagcttcgcGCTCTCAAAAAGAAGTCATCGGCCGGCGCTGGTAGCCAGATGAAtgtctaaaattattattacatCAGAGATTGAACTGAATATCATTGTTcttttaacatgttttaaaatCAGAGAAGGAGACCCATCAGTCACCTCGGAGTCGCCTGTCATGTTCTACCTCACCATCTTCTTACCAGAAACAATGTTCAAGTATGTTTATATGGAAAAAATATCTATTGAATTGAGTATTATACTTAATTCATAACAAGTTGTTGTAAATGTAGTTTGATGTGTGTGATGTAGATCATCTTCCTCTCAGACTGAGTGGAGGGAAGGGTTTGTGTTCGGGGAGACTGGAGGTTTATCATAACTCTGTGTGGGGTTCAGTCTGTGATGATCTGTGGGACATCAGAGATGCTCAGGTGGTCTGCAGGCAGCTGGGTTGTGGAGCAGCATTGAGTGCTGATGGGAATGAAGCGTTTGGTGCTGGTGAAGGTGTTGTGTGGATGAACAGAGTCGAGTGCAGAGGGACTGAGATTCACCTGTGGGACTGTCCTCATGTCCTGAAAAATCACACTGACTGCTCACACAAAGAACAAGTTAGACTCATCTGTGCAGGTGAGAGGAAAACACTGAGAGATCAATTCATTATCATTTCAGCACTTTCTTTAATAtctgtgtttttttactttacagACTTGTCAGTTTCTACAACATCAGCTTCTCCTTCAGTTTCTCAGACAAACAGGAGATCAGTGACTCCTCCACAAACTCCTCCTCTCTTCAATCCTCCAGTGGTTGTGATTGTACTGGGAGTTTTGCTCTTACTGCTCTTAGTGCCGCTGCTGATACTGATTCAACACAACAGAGAGATGAGGAGAGGTATCCACATCACATGCAAGTTTagttttgtaaataaataaataaggttGCAATTgatattgggttgtttttgtGAGAAACGGTTAATCCCACTGAATTTCCCCATTATGTCTAAATGCATCTGCAGTCCGGGGATTTTACCAGCTGGTGCTTTTAAAGTCTATGTCCTAAATTTAGCATTACAGGGGAAAATAAAATGATGTCACTGATCCCACACATTTACAATTTCTGACCTGCATGTTTGCACACAATGCACAGAATAACAAATATACTAATCCCTGCCAATAATCAGACTTGTGATGTATCGTGTGGCATGTGCTAAAGTGACGCTCGCTCAAACAGAGCCCTATTTATTATTCAATGTATCATCAGtcatgtgttgtgtttgtgtgtctacacTCACAGCTCTCTCTAAGAGGAGATACAGGACTCAGACTGAGGCAGTTTATGAAGAGATTgatcacagacacacaaacacacacaaacacttcacTCGGAGAGGTGAGTCTTCATTCGTAATGTTATTTAAGTATGTAAGATTAAAACTGTTCAGAAATTCATATGTTAGTTGAGGAATGGAGAGACACGAACACACACATCATTGTCATCTTGTTAAAAGTTTTAGACATCAGTAAAACAGAAAAAGGAAACATGAGCAAACTGTAGATTAGAGTCTATCAGACAGCTGATGTTCGTCTAGTCCTGTTAAACCTCCGGCTTCAAACCACACAATTCCTCCACAGAGCTGCAGGTGCATCTTTACAGTTATTTGTGCATGCGTGCGCGTGTGTACATCAGTGTATATGTGTGCGTGTTGGGGAGGGGGGTTCATGTAATtttatgtgcatgtgtgtttgtttcttcCTGTCTATACAGGTTGTGTGTGTTGGTGGTTATTTGAGTGAAAAAGGGTTCATACAGTTCATTTAGCAAAGATGCAATGTGTGTTTCCCATTATAATTCAGTAATGGGTTAATAAGTATCCACTGATCGAATCTTCTGTTTCTTATAACACTCCTCTGTGATGTAAATGTAGGTTGAGGTTGTTTGTAATGATCAACATGTTTCTGACTATTTATGCTTCACTTTAACAGGGAGTCTCATCTCTGAAGAACAGCATTCTGGATATGAAAATGAAGATGAACTTTTCTCAGGTTAAAGAGCTGGAGACCTAATTTACACAATTCattaataaatatacaaattcaGCTGTTAAGTGAAATGTCAGGATTCTCAGAAATCCTACAATTTACACCACAGTTCTCTTAAAGTATCACAGTCCTCTTATTTTTTCCCAATAGAATCTGTAACTGAATATGATAATGATGTCCACACTGGCAGTGGCGTAAAAAGACCGTAACCTTGTGAACCGATCACattatttcattgtttttattgATTTCATTAGACCTCTGTTTTTGACTTTACATTGTGCAGCAGAACAGAAATTCACACCAGGATACTATAATGATGTCATCACTGTTGGACTGTCGGCAGATCGTCAGACAGGTATAGGTTTTTTAGCAATATATGGTGAAATATgaagtaataaataatattttgtgaAATACTGTATTTACGCCTATGTGTTAAGTTAAAATATTATggtttatagttttttttagtgTGATGCCGTGTTTAAAATTACATTGGTAGATGACACACGTGGTGGGCTGTGTGCAAAATTGCCCCATACCCTTCATTCATTATTCTCTACTAATAAAGTCCACTTGAATGAGTatgtaaaactttataaaattattGAGTGAATAAAAACTGTAAGTCTTATATTGGATGTGTAATTGATTAATGAGTGTACTTAATAATGTTCATGGAGGTGAATTCAGACATATAgcctttaatatttaaaatgactttctttTAATCTAATTTAGGCTTACgtgtgtttaataaaatgtgtgtttACTGACTATTCTTTATGTTTATATGGTCTTATATTTTATGTGTGTAGCAGATGTCCCAGAAGATtatgatgatgtcatcattGTCAGACAGAACATTCAAGGTATAAATGGTGAGTTGAAGTGTAATCACTGCAGTTAGGTTTCTATTGCACATCTACGCTGTCTCAAAAACGAACCCCATAAACTCGTTTACCACTCCCTACATTATTAAACTGGTCATCCACTTGCTGCTGGCGCCTTCTTGTGGAGAGACGCGGGAAATCATTCGCTGTGGATGGGTGGCTGACAGCCGTCTCAATTGAATAGCACTGAGACCGGTTTAAAGTACAAAATGCTTAATGAAcgcatttatgttttttttttttcattttgtttcaaATTAATCATATAATGCAAACTGCCCATGTTATAAATCACTGGGATATCACAGAATGTTGAAGAGCAGATAacgattttttttaattaaatgatttCCATTAAAATGCAGTAAATGATGCACATTTACTGCATTTTAATGGaaatcatttaataaaaaaatgtcgtTATCTGCTCTTTTCATTGCAGGAGAAAGGTGTTATGTTTAacaattttctttgtttttgtttatatttatgctTAGAagataaaatgtatgtttactgtttgttatgtttattgtttatgtGTAGTGGACGTGCCAGAGAATtatgatgatgtcatcattaTTAGGCAGAACAGTCAAGGTATAAATGGTGAGTTAAACTTTAATCACTGcagttatgtttttattgcTAGTGAACAGCAGTTAACCAAAAGACTGATCATGGTTTATCAAGTGTCATTTTGAGACTTCAGGAGGAATATGGTGATATAAGAATGCCAGTGAATAAAGATGTGTTATTTAGtttatgtttctttatttatgctattaaaTGATTTGTTTGATAGCTCTTACTAGATTTAATCACACTTAATTCTGAGTGGTAGGTGAGTGTTCTGTGTGATTTTAATTAATTGCCTCAATTTTAAATCTTGATGCAATTACATCTGTAATGTACGGAGCCCCtgaggggacatggagcaaaaattaaataaagtttagtttcacgtgtgTGCGagaaagtttcatgtgagcacatgaaactaaacgaaaaaaaaaatctgcacatgaaggtttcgcgtgagcacatgaaagtttcatgtaagcacatgaaactaaactttttttactccaatgtcaccttaggggcccGGTAGTAATGATTataaatttgtgtttgtttttaacagaCTACGAGGATGTGGAGGAGGAGTCAAATTGATCCAGCCCCACTGCCTATAAAATCATAAGTGTCTGAATTCTATAAGGAGCTTATGGGacctttattattaatattaaatctTCATTAACTTTGACTTCAGATGATCTATTACCAAAATTATAT
The Paramisgurnus dabryanus chromosome 1, PD_genome_1.1, whole genome shotgun sequence genome window above contains:
- the LOC135778976 gene encoding scavenger receptor cysteine-rich type 1 protein M130-like, giving the protein MYFTFSDLNVRLVNGGSRCAGRVEVLHDGQWGTVCGNDWDLTDAAVVCKELHCGEPLVIVHFGEGSGPIWMDNVHCNGSESSLKNCTSSGWGVNNCYHSLDIGVICSNLNVRLVNGDRPCGGRVEVLHDGQWGTVCGNGWDLTDAAVVCRELDCGDALGISHFGSGSGPIWMDDLDCNGSESTLINCRSREWGVSDCAHDKDVGVICSNLSVRLVNAESPCAGNVEVLHGGLWVTLCGRVWDMKDAAVVCREMGCGEPLGIAHFGQGSGPIWTERMQCNGSESTLKNCGSSGSAVQYCGHDHDAGVICSKLNVRLVNGGSPCSGRVEVLHDGQWGTVCDDDWDLRDAAVVCKEVNCGEAVQVLYGAHYGPGSGPIWMDEVDCNGSEPTLENCRSSEWGVSDCAHDKDVGVICSDDINNGWSRLVAGSHLCSGRVEMARGNTWMSVCDAVFDDQDAEVVCRELNCGVPVQLLGADTFGKGEGQVWTQEIQCRGNESQINFCPQQSSNKNNCSHDNDVGVICSGYTALRLVNGSDICSGRVERQYFSKWGSVCDECMNMRAANVLCRELNCGIAVSVVGVDWFGEGSGEIWADVFDCQGNETKLSECSISSWSRAESSHKQDVGVICSNSSLSLHDGQVRLSGERECEVEVYIHQVWRRVLLDSWSLTESSVVCRQLGCGSVLNFTNSSSSSDEHSYECVMGFQCSGTEDHLRNCSSPQTLNCSATQQLAITCHSQRSIRLVGSGGDCAGRLEVFHKGSWGTVCDDSWDIKDAHVVCRQLQCGVALSNQPVPAWFGPGSGPIWLDDVNCEGNETSLWSCSSRVWGHHDCNHKEDVGVVCSGKQCTAPYLIYKDNLYKIYLNQKQCSNHLPLRLSGGKGLCSGRLEVYHNSVWGSVCDDLWDIRDAQVVCRQLGCGAALSADGNEAFGAGEGVVWMNRVECRGTEIHLWDCPHVLKNHTDCSHKEQVRLICADLSVSTTSASPSVSQTNRRSVTPPQTPPLFNPPVVVIVLGVLLLLLLVPLLILIQHNREMRRALSKRRYRTQTEAVYEEIDHRHTNTHKHFTRRGSLISEEQHSGYENEDELFSG